One Faecalispora anaeroviscerum genomic window carries:
- the tsaE gene encoding tRNA (adenosine(37)-N6)-threonylcarbamoyltransferase complex ATPase subunit type 1 TsaE, with translation MQIVTDSPAQTEELGCRIAQQLKGGEVLALFGGMGMGKTAFTRGLAAGLGISSGISSPTFSIVNEYHGRLTVFHFDMFRVESWEDLESTGFFDYLDTEAVMVIEWSENIEGALPPDAIMIELSVGKTEQERIFRIEGLEL, from the coding sequence GACTCACCCGCTCAAACGGAGGAACTGGGCTGCCGCATCGCTCAGCAGCTGAAGGGCGGAGAGGTACTGGCGCTGTTTGGCGGTATGGGAATGGGGAAAACAGCGTTTACGCGGGGCCTTGCAGCGGGTCTGGGGATTTCTTCCGGGATCAGCAGCCCCACATTTTCAATTGTAAACGAATATCACGGCCGTCTGACTGTCTTTCACTTTGATATGTTTCGGGTAGAAAGCTGGGAGGATCTGGAATCCACCGGCTTTTTCGACTATCTGGATACCGAAGCGGTGATGGTCATTGAGTGGAGTGAAAATATAGAAGGCGCTCTTCCTCCCGACGCAATCATGATTGAGCTGTCCGTCGGGAAAACGGAGCAGGAGCGCATTTTTCGAATTGAGGGATTAGAGCTATGA
- the tsaB gene encoding tRNA (adenosine(37)-N6)-threonylcarbamoyltransferase complex dimerization subunit type 1 TsaB: MKILAIDSTAVAASAAVLEDDHLLGEFFIHTSFTHSQTLMPMVQQVLECVGVSVEEIDLFAAAAGPGSFTGVRIGVASMKGMAMASEKPCVGVSTLEAMAYNFALPGATVCAVMDARRGQVYNAVFRLEQDGFQRLTPDRAISVEALSEECKNYSRPLFLVGDGAKLCYNTNGFQELSAVLPPDPSLYQRAFGVGRAAYRAWQRGEAVSASELLPVYLRLPQAERELKKRQENQKEG; this comes from the coding sequence ATGAAAATACTTGCCATAGATTCCACCGCCGTTGCAGCCTCAGCCGCGGTACTGGAGGACGACCACCTGTTGGGAGAGTTTTTTATTCACACCAGCTTTACCCACAGCCAGACGCTGATGCCGATGGTGCAGCAGGTGTTGGAGTGTGTCGGCGTTTCCGTGGAGGAAATCGACCTGTTCGCAGCGGCAGCCGGGCCGGGCTCGTTTACCGGGGTTCGCATTGGAGTGGCCAGCATGAAGGGAATGGCGATGGCCAGTGAAAAGCCGTGTGTTGGCGTTTCTACTCTGGAGGCGATGGCCTATAATTTTGCTCTGCCCGGGGCTACGGTCTGCGCGGTGATGGACGCGCGCCGTGGGCAGGTTTACAACGCCGTGTTCCGTTTGGAGCAGGATGGTTTTCAGCGTCTGACGCCGGATCGTGCCATTTCTGTGGAGGCGCTCAGCGAGGAATGTAAAAATTATAGCCGGCCTTTATTTCTTGTTGGAGATGGAGCGAAATTGTGCTATAATACGAACGGGTTTCAGGAGCTTTCTGCTGTTTTGCCGCCGGATCCGTCGTTGTATCAGCGTGCGTTTGGGGTAGGCCGGGCGGCCTATCGCGCCTGGCAGCGGGGCGAAGCGGTGTCTGCTTCAGAGCTGCTGCCTGTATACCTGCGCCTGCCTCAGGCAGAGCGGGAACTCAAAAAACGGCAAGAAAATCAAAAGGAGGGCTGA
- the rpiB gene encoding ribose 5-phosphate isomerase B, with translation MVVLGADHGGFRLKEAVKAYLEKNSIPYQDYGCTSEESVDYALFASKVAYDVAEGKAEKGILCCGTGIGISIAANKVKGIRAAVCTNEFCAEATRRHNDANILCMGGRVIDEEMAVKLAKIFLETPFEGGRHARRIAQIKEIEDGKKL, from the coding sequence ATGGTAGTACTGGGAGCGGACCACGGTGGATTTCGCCTGAAAGAAGCAGTAAAAGCTTACTTGGAGAAAAATTCTATTCCGTATCAGGATTATGGCTGTACCAGCGAAGAATCGGTGGATTATGCGCTGTTTGCCTCTAAAGTGGCTTACGATGTAGCCGAGGGAAAAGCAGAGAAAGGGATTCTGTGCTGCGGTACGGGAATCGGCATTTCGATTGCAGCCAATAAGGTGAAGGGAATCCGTGCGGCGGTATGTACAAACGAATTCTGCGCCGAGGCCACCCGCCGGCATAATGATGCCAATATTCTGTGTATGGGCGGGCGTGTGATCGATGAGGAAATGGCGGTTAAGCTGGCGAAGATTTTTCTGGAAACTCCGTTTGAAGGCGGACGCCACGCAAGAAGAATCGCGCAGATTAAAGAAATTGAAGACGGAAAAAAGCTGTAA
- the upp gene encoding uracil phosphoribosyltransferase, with protein MERQVFEMTHPLIQHKLTFLRDKNTGSKEFRSLVGEIAMLMCYEATRDLPLEDTHVETPVATATTKVLSGRKLAFVPILRAGLGMVDAVLELVPAAKVGHIGLYRDHETLQPVEYYSKLPQDTNERDVIVLDPMLATGGSAVDAINIIKRSHPKSIKFMCVIAAPEGVEALCKAHPDVPIYCAHIDDHLNESGYIVPGLGDAGDRIFGTL; from the coding sequence ATGGAACGTCAGGTATTTGAAATGACACACCCCCTCATTCAGCACAAGCTGACCTTTTTGAGGGATAAAAACACAGGCTCGAAGGAGTTCCGCAGTTTGGTAGGCGAAATTGCCATGCTGATGTGCTACGAGGCCACACGCGATCTTCCTCTGGAAGACACACACGTAGAAACCCCGGTTGCTACGGCTACCACAAAAGTACTGTCTGGCCGCAAGCTGGCATTTGTGCCGATCCTGCGCGCGGGTCTTGGCATGGTAGACGCTGTACTTGAGCTGGTTCCCGCCGCGAAGGTAGGCCACATCGGCCTGTACCGCGACCACGAGACTCTGCAGCCGGTGGAATATTACAGCAAGCTTCCGCAGGATACCAACGAGCGCGACGTGATTGTGCTTGACCCCATGCTGGCTACCGGCGGTTCTGCTGTGGATGCGATTAACATTATCAAGCGCAGCCACCCCAAGAGCATTAAATTCATGTGCGTCATTGCAGCGCCAGAAGGTGTTGAGGCTCTGTGCAAGGCTCACCCCGATGTGCCGATTTACTGTGCGCACATTGACGATCATCTGAATGAATCCGGATACATTGTTCCCGGTCTTGGCGACGCGGGCGACCGGATTTTCGGTACTCTGTAA
- a CDS encoding CatA-like O-acetyltransferase, producing the protein MKVEKSAWARKEIFDFFSTISNPFYMVTFTVDVTPLYDHVKKQKLSFYYALIYLCTKAINNIDAFRYTIQDGELQLLEERIPSFTDLKSGSELFYIVTIPCKGSLKEFCSAAAERSRAQNCFISSEDDTNDFIYFSCLPWVEMTALTNERDMNLDDAVPRIAWGKYTEHAGRKHLNLSIELNHKFVDGIHIGRFHEELSKLIADLE; encoded by the coding sequence ATGAAGGTAGAGAAAAGTGCATGGGCGCGAAAAGAAATTTTTGATTTCTTTTCAACAATATCCAATCCATTTTATATGGTTACGTTTACAGTAGACGTTACACCCCTCTACGATCATGTGAAGAAGCAAAAACTATCGTTTTATTATGCTTTGATTTATCTTTGCACGAAAGCCATTAACAATATAGATGCTTTCAGATATACCATACAGGATGGAGAATTACAGCTTCTCGAAGAGAGAATTCCGAGCTTTACAGACCTGAAAAGCGGAAGTGAACTTTTCTATATTGTAACTATTCCCTGCAAGGGAAGCTTGAAAGAATTTTGCAGCGCGGCTGCGGAAAGAAGTCGTGCACAGAATTGTTTTATCAGTTCAGAGGATGACACCAATGATTTTATTTACTTCTCCTGTTTGCCTTGGGTAGAAATGACGGCATTGACGAATGAACGCGATATGAATCTGGATGATGCGGTTCCTCGCATTGCCTGGGGAAAATATACAGAGCACGCTGGCCGTAAACACCTGAATCTTTCAATTGAGTTGAATCATAAATTTGTAGACGGAATTCATATTGGGCGTTTTCATGAGGAGTTATCGAAACTGATTGCCGATTTGGAATGA
- a CDS encoding YitT family protein: MQKSRMLHKEKLQMLPNFFFSILGGVICAANLNTIIVPLKLYNGGFVGISQVLSDLAINVLHLNIPQTFNLAGVMMLVLNIPLMLLAYREISRTFFLKTMLTVACQSVAMTVIPVPTSPLIEDYLTACIIGGLIAGSGIGLTLRSGGSGGGTDIIGVYCTKKFPDMSVGKLAISVSSVVFLYCLFRFDVEVVVYSVIFSAATSLVVDRTHYQNIKSSAMIFTKHPEVADTIVQLLHRGVTCWQGYGAYTHEQSYIFMTVVSKFEINRMKRIVRDIDPQAFIIINDRLDISGNFIKRL; the protein is encoded by the coding sequence ATGCAAAAATCGCGCATGCTGCATAAAGAAAAATTACAGATGCTTCCAAACTTCTTTTTCTCCATCTTAGGGGGAGTCATCTGCGCTGCCAACCTGAACACCATTATTGTTCCGCTCAAGCTGTATAACGGCGGATTCGTGGGCATTTCGCAGGTTCTTTCCGACCTTGCGATCAACGTTCTGCACCTGAATATTCCTCAAACCTTTAATCTGGCCGGTGTGATGATGCTGGTTTTGAATATTCCACTCATGCTGCTCGCCTACCGGGAAATCAGCCGCACGTTCTTTTTGAAAACCATGCTGACCGTCGCGTGCCAGTCGGTGGCGATGACAGTCATTCCGGTTCCAACCTCCCCACTTATTGAAGATTACCTGACGGCCTGTATCATCGGCGGGCTGATCGCGGGTTCTGGCATTGGCTTGACTCTGCGTTCCGGTGGTTCCGGCGGTGGAACCGACATTATCGGCGTGTACTGTACCAAGAAATTCCCCGACATGAGCGTTGGCAAGCTTGCCATTTCGGTCAGCAGCGTTGTATTTCTGTACTGCCTGTTCCGCTTTGATGTGGAAGTGGTGGTTTACTCCGTTATTTTCTCCGCCGCAACCTCTCTGGTGGTGGACAGAACCCATTATCAGAACATTAAATCGAGCGCCATGATTTTCACAAAGCACCCAGAGGTAGCCGATACCATCGTTCAGCTGCTGCACCGCGGCGTAACCTGCTGGCAGGGCTATGGCGCTTACACGCATGAGCAGTCGTATATCTTTATGACGGTGGTTTCAAAATTCGAGATCAACCGCATGAAGCGGATCGTTCGCGACATCGACCCGCAGGCCTTTATCATCATTAACGACCGGCTGGATATCAGCGGTAATTTTATCAAACGGCTGTAA
- a CDS encoding zinc dependent phospholipase C family protein, with amino-acid sequence MNSPNHVLIGLIVYEYVSEKYGVRLDRASFLKGNTSPDHSLSFLRPHRVRYCKDMVKRKIGRTCRLEWQDKNRQLSRKLGVLCHYYSDFFCLAHSSEFSGTLSEHIQYEQDLLFFMGNHMEYFKDLDYVSEIEVPLTVQEIYEHMHERIHQKFELGQNFETELFFAIRSCIELVLYVFYHGRCLAEPVVQR; translated from the coding sequence ATGAATAGCCCGAATCATGTGCTAATCGGATTGATTGTATATGAGTATGTATCTGAGAAATATGGTGTTCGGTTAGACAGAGCCAGCTTTCTAAAGGGAAATACCAGCCCGGATCATTCTCTTTCATTCCTCAGACCGCATCGCGTACGTTACTGCAAGGATATGGTGAAGCGAAAAATTGGCCGTACCTGCCGCCTGGAATGGCAGGATAAAAACCGCCAGCTGTCTAGAAAGCTGGGAGTTTTGTGCCACTACTATTCCGATTTTTTCTGCTTGGCACACAGCTCTGAATTCAGCGGCACTCTTTCGGAGCATATTCAATACGAGCAGGATTTGTTGTTCTTTATGGGCAATCATATGGAATATTTTAAAGATCTTGATTATGTATCGGAAATAGAGGTCCCTTTGACGGTGCAGGAGATTTATGAACATATGCATGAGCGGATTCACCAGAAATTCGAGCTTGGTCAGAATTTTGAAACTGAACTGTTTTTTGCGATCCGGTCCTGCATTGAGCTGGTGCTGTACGTATTTTATCATGGGCGCTGTCTGGCGGAGCCGGTTGTGCAGCGATAA
- a CDS encoding GlcG/HbpS family heme-binding protein, whose product MLHEELKEEIMRQLAEYGERGIDLDLAEQMIKVAREKAKEVGVPVSAAVVDAGGNLILHLRMDGAVLISVDAAYSKAYTSASLELPTGSLHERTIPEGKLYGLHTMFGGRYCVFGGGLPLFRAGRLVGAVGISGGTVEEDTTIAEAAVSACQELSWSKNR is encoded by the coding sequence ATGCTGCACGAAGAACTAAAGGAAGAAATCATGCGTCAGCTGGCAGAGTACGGTGAGCGCGGAATCGATCTTGATTTGGCAGAGCAGATGATAAAAGTTGCCCGCGAAAAGGCCAAGGAGGTGGGAGTGCCTGTTTCCGCCGCCGTTGTGGATGCCGGTGGGAATCTGATTCTGCACCTGCGAATGGACGGCGCGGTTTTAATTAGCGTTGATGCCGCTTATAGCAAGGCATACACTTCGGCTTCACTGGAGCTTCCCACAGGGAGCCTCCATGAGCGCACCATCCCCGAAGGGAAGCTGTACGGGCTTCATACCATGTTCGGCGGAAGATACTGTGTATTTGGCGGCGGGCTGCCTTTATTTCGGGCCGGCCGGTTAGTAGGTGCGGTTGGAATCAGCGGCGGAACCGTGGAGGAAGATACCACAATTGCCGAAGCAGCGGTGAGTGCCTGCCAAGAGCTCAGCTGGAGTAAAAACAGGTAG
- a CDS encoding SEL1-like repeat protein — protein sequence MQDERNQAQNGEAESKDPYKFVFIDPKLIRSAAETVKQQQEDLQELIARAEDDDLDAKHQLALRYYRGTGGAKQDDDKAFFYFQQAAEQGDVSAQYNLGACYESGIGVEKDYEKAVALYREAAEQGFPSAQCALGLCYEIGQGVEMDKDKAMEQYLISAEQEYAPAQCNLGFFYYHGIAVEEDNDQAIAWFTKAAEQEYPRAKFLLGECSEYGYGVEKSIDKAIELYREAAEQDFPPAQTRLGIIYLYALGVERDEKQAVEWLTMAVEQKYPQAWCVLGECYENGCGLEPDQEKAQELYLLSAEQGYAPAQCNLGYLFYGTGVKENDEKAVHWFSMAVEKGHPRSQCLLGLCYENGLGVEEDKTKAAELYHLSAEQGYAPAQCNLGYFYYTGTGVEENNEEAVHWFSKSAEQSYPRAQHLLGNCYENGYGVERNPQRAAELYKAAAEQEYPDAWCALGVLYEYGNGVEQNKEQAVELYRLAAERGFLPAQCNLGFCYYCSIGVEENYEEAVRWFSKAAEQDFARAQCLLGECYENGFGVNEDKAKAMELYRLAAEQGYPSAQCNLGFFYYVGIGTAENNEEAVLWFTKAADKNYPRAQSLLGECYENGYGVERDLKRAKEFYQKAAEQGHAPAQCNLGNFYYYGVMEQTDYEQAVSWFTKAADQGYARAQYMLGLCYANGYGVETNPERAVELYRLAADQKNSNAQCELGLCYECGEGVEEDKDKAMELYRLSAELGNARAQCNLGFFYYHGICVEENNEQAVYWYSKAAEQGYTRAQHLLGVCYEHGWGVERNPERAVELYQIAVNKNHPIAQCDLGWCYEYGVGVEKDDAKAVELYRLSAEQGYPRGQSNLGDCYYFGTGVEENRVQAVHWFSKAAEQGHPRAQYWMGQCYQFGRGIEQSLEKAIYWYQLGAEQGDSCALNSLGIRYLNGEGVEQDYRKAFELFEQSVQAGHSGAIVNLGRAYRYGKGVQQDLEKAVTLFRQAVEQNKDVAFGNLADCYETGEGVEQDYVEAMRLYRLGAEQGDETAMFSVGNLYENGLGVPKDFAKAMEWYLMAAEQGNARSYCRLGAFYENGICVKKDRNKAIEMYQKSVELGYENAKESLQRLESKAKPWGGFFSLFKK from the coding sequence ATGCAGGATGAAAGAAATCAGGCGCAGAACGGTGAAGCAGAGTCAAAGGACCCATACAAATTTGTCTTTATTGATCCCAAGCTGATCCGCAGTGCTGCGGAAACGGTGAAACAACAACAGGAGGATTTGCAGGAACTGATTGCAAGAGCGGAGGACGACGATCTGGATGCAAAGCATCAGCTTGCATTACGCTACTACCGTGGAACAGGCGGCGCAAAACAAGATGATGACAAGGCTTTTTTTTATTTTCAGCAGGCAGCAGAACAGGGGGATGTTTCTGCCCAGTACAATTTAGGCGCGTGCTATGAAAGCGGGATCGGTGTAGAGAAGGATTACGAAAAAGCGGTTGCTCTGTACCGTGAAGCAGCGGAGCAGGGCTTCCCGTCTGCACAGTGCGCACTGGGGCTGTGCTATGAAATCGGTCAAGGCGTTGAAATGGATAAAGACAAGGCGATGGAGCAATACCTCATCTCCGCGGAGCAGGAGTATGCCCCTGCACAGTGCAATCTGGGCTTTTTCTATTATCACGGCATTGCAGTAGAAGAAGACAACGATCAGGCGATTGCCTGGTTTACAAAGGCGGCAGAGCAGGAATATCCCCGTGCAAAATTTTTGCTGGGGGAATGCAGTGAGTATGGATATGGCGTGGAAAAAAGTATTGACAAAGCGATTGAGCTTTACCGCGAGGCGGCAGAGCAGGATTTCCCCCCGGCACAAACCCGCTTAGGCATCATCTATCTGTATGCACTTGGCGTGGAACGGGATGAAAAGCAGGCGGTGGAATGGCTGACTATGGCAGTGGAACAGAAATATCCTCAGGCGTGGTGCGTTTTGGGTGAATGCTATGAAAATGGATGCGGCTTGGAGCCGGACCAGGAAAAAGCTCAAGAACTTTACCTGCTTTCGGCTGAACAGGGCTACGCACCCGCGCAGTGCAATTTGGGTTATTTGTTTTACGGTACCGGAGTGAAAGAAAATGATGAAAAGGCTGTACACTGGTTTTCCATGGCAGTCGAAAAAGGGCATCCCCGCTCACAGTGCCTGCTTGGTTTATGCTATGAAAATGGGTTAGGCGTCGAGGAGGATAAAACGAAGGCAGCTGAGTTATACCACCTTTCGGCAGAACAGGGTTATGCGCCTGCGCAGTGCAATCTGGGCTACTTCTATTATACTGGCACAGGGGTGGAAGAGAACAATGAGGAAGCTGTTCATTGGTTTTCCAAGTCGGCAGAGCAGAGCTACCCGCGTGCGCAGCATCTGCTAGGAAATTGCTATGAAAACGGTTATGGTGTTGAGCGGAACCCGCAACGCGCGGCAGAGCTGTACAAAGCTGCGGCCGAGCAGGAGTACCCCGACGCGTGGTGCGCACTGGGCGTTCTATACGAATACGGAAATGGGGTAGAACAGAACAAAGAACAGGCAGTTGAGCTATACCGTCTTGCGGCGGAACGTGGCTTTTTGCCGGCACAATGCAATTTGGGTTTTTGCTATTACTGCTCAATAGGAGTGGAAGAGAACTATGAAGAGGCTGTGCGCTGGTTCTCTAAGGCGGCGGAGCAGGATTTTGCCCGTGCGCAGTGCCTGTTGGGCGAGTGCTACGAAAATGGCTTCGGGGTGAACGAGGATAAGGCAAAGGCGATGGAGCTGTATCGCCTTGCAGCGGAGCAGGGTTACCCATCGGCACAGTGCAATCTCGGCTTTTTCTATTATGTCGGTATTGGAACAGCGGAAAATAACGAGGAAGCGGTTCTCTGGTTCACCAAAGCGGCAGATAAAAACTACCCGCGCGCACAGAGTCTGCTTGGGGAATGCTATGAGAATGGGTACGGAGTAGAACGTGATCTGAAGCGTGCAAAAGAGTTTTATCAGAAGGCTGCAGAGCAGGGCCATGCTCCGGCGCAGTGCAATTTGGGTAATTTCTATTATTATGGCGTTATGGAGCAAACCGACTACGAGCAGGCAGTCAGCTGGTTTACCAAAGCGGCTGATCAGGGCTATGCCCGGGCACAGTACATGCTGGGCTTGTGCTACGCTAACGGTTATGGCGTAGAAACAAATCCGGAGCGTGCGGTTGAACTTTACCGGCTTGCCGCGGACCAGAAAAATTCCAACGCGCAGTGTGAGCTGGGGTTGTGCTATGAGTGCGGTGAAGGCGTCGAAGAGGATAAAGATAAGGCAATGGAACTGTACCGTCTTTCGGCGGAACTGGGGAATGCTCGCGCACAGTGCAACCTGGGTTTCTTTTATTACCATGGCATCTGTGTGGAGGAGAACAACGAACAAGCCGTTTACTGGTATTCGAAAGCGGCCGAGCAGGGCTATACCCGGGCACAGCACCTGCTGGGTGTGTGCTATGAGCACGGCTGGGGAGTTGAACGCAACCCGGAACGTGCGGTGGAGCTTTACCAGATCGCTGTGAATAAAAATCACCCGATAGCACAATGCGACCTTGGCTGGTGCTACGAGTACGGCGTAGGCGTAGAGAAGGACGATGCCAAAGCAGTGGAGTTGTACCGCCTTTCTGCGGAGCAGGGTTATCCCCGCGGGCAGTCTAATCTTGGGGACTGCTATTACTTTGGTACCGGGGTGGAGGAGAATAGGGTCCAGGCGGTTCATTGGTTCTCCAAAGCCGCCGAACAGGGGCATCCCCGTGCGCAGTATTGGATGGGCCAGTGCTATCAATTTGGGCGTGGCATCGAGCAGAGTTTGGAGAAAGCAATTTATTGGTATCAGCTGGGCGCAGAGCAGGGAGACAGCTGTGCGCTGAATTCTCTTGGAATCCGATATTTAAACGGTGAGGGAGTCGAACAGGACTACCGAAAGGCCTTCGAGCTGTTTGAGCAGTCGGTTCAGGCCGGGCATAGTGGCGCGATAGTGAATCTTGGGCGGGCATATCGCTATGGGAAGGGTGTGCAGCAGGATCTGGAAAAAGCAGTTACCTTGTTCCGGCAGGCTGTAGAACAGAACAAAGACGTCGCCTTTGGCAACCTGGCGGACTGCTACGAAACCGGCGAGGGTGTGGAGCAAGATTACGTTGAGGCAATGCGGCTGTACCGCTTGGGAGCGGAGCAGGGTGATGAAACCGCCATGTTCAGCGTAGGTAATTTATATGAAAACGGTCTTGGTGTGCCTAAGGATTTTGCCAAGGCAATGGAGTGGTATCTTATGGCGGCAGAGCAGGGGAACGCAAGGTCCTATTGCCGGCTGGGCGCTTTCTATGAGAATGGAATCTGTGTGAAAAAGGATAGAAACAAAGCGATTGAAATGTATCAAAAGTCTGTGGAGCTTGGTTATGAAAATGCGAAAGAGTCTTTGCAGCGGCTGGAGAGTAAAGCTAAGCCTTGGGGCGGTTTTTTCTCTCTGTTTAAGAAATGA
- a CDS encoding BMC domain-containing protein — translation MKLEELRTPGGDHLTRIVQEIVPGKQITMAHIICSPDPVIYQKLGLDPRMDYEHAAVGIITMSPSETAIIVADICMKKSAIEIGFIDRFSGTLIITGRMSDVSVALESVLEYTENVMGFTVCNLTKA, via the coding sequence GTGAAGCTGGAGGAACTCAGAACGCCGGGCGGCGATCATCTGACACGCATCGTTCAGGAGATTGTTCCCGGGAAGCAGATTACCATGGCGCACATTATCTGCAGCCCCGATCCGGTCATCTATCAAAAGCTGGGTCTGGACCCGAGGATGGATTACGAGCATGCGGCGGTTGGAATCATTACCATGTCACCCAGCGAAACCGCAATTATTGTGGCGGACATCTGCATGAAAAAATCTGCGATCGAAATCGGCTTTATTGACCGTTTCAGCGGAACGCTGATTATTACTGGCAGAATGTCCGATGTATCGGTGGCCCTGGAATCAGTGCTGGAATATACGGAAAACGTTATGGGATTTACCGTGTGCAATCTGACAAAGGCATAG
- a CDS encoding EutP/PduV family microcompartment system protein has protein sequence MKRIILIGRAECGKTTLTQALRGHKLQYQKTQAVNHHDVVIDTPGEYAENRELARALILYSYEADVIALMLSSTEDYSLFSPNIAAGATRPVIGIVTQIDRENARPDLAESWLRLAGCKTVFRVSAFTGEGIEEVLHYLEAEQPHSCKV, from the coding sequence TTGAAAAGAATTATTCTGATCGGCAGGGCGGAATGCGGGAAGACCACGCTGACGCAGGCGCTGCGCGGTCACAAACTGCAGTACCAAAAAACGCAGGCAGTCAACCACCACGATGTGGTGATTGATACCCCCGGGGAGTATGCGGAAAACAGGGAGCTGGCTCGGGCGCTTATTTTATATTCTTATGAGGCGGATGTCATCGCGCTGATGCTCAGCTCCACAGAGGATTATTCTCTGTTTAGCCCCAATATTGCGGCCGGAGCCACCCGCCCAGTGATCGGGATTGTCACGCAGATCGACCGGGAAAATGCGCGCCCCGACCTCGCGGAGTCCTGGCTGCGTCTGGCCGGGTGCAAAACCGTGTTTCGGGTCAGTGCCTTTACCGGCGAAGGAATCGAAGAGGTTCTGCATTATTTGGAGGCAGAGCAGCCTCATTCCTGTAAGGTCTGA
- a CDS encoding DJ-1/PfpI family protein → MVKNSKALILTGDFTEDYEIMVPFQTLLTFGVEADAVTPGKQAGDYIKTAIHDFEGDQSYTEKPGHRFLLNATFDSCNAADYDGLYLTGGRCPEYLRLNPKVIALVREFLRQGKPVAAICHGIQILTAAGVVRGRGLTAYPAIQPEIEAAGGTYFAMESDQVYCDDQLITAPAWPAHPAILRAFLKAIGVSGFLC, encoded by the coding sequence TTGGTAAAAAATTCTAAAGCGCTTATTTTGACTGGGGATTTTACCGAGGATTATGAGATTATGGTTCCTTTTCAAACCCTATTGACCTTCGGCGTGGAGGCCGACGCGGTCACACCGGGAAAACAGGCGGGAGATTACATTAAAACGGCCATACATGATTTTGAGGGTGACCAAAGCTATACGGAAAAGCCAGGGCACCGCTTTTTGCTCAATGCTACCTTTGATTCCTGCAATGCTGCGGATTACGATGGGCTGTATCTTACCGGCGGCCGGTGCCCGGAATATCTGCGCTTGAACCCAAAGGTAATTGCGCTTGTGCGGGAGTTTTTGCGTCAGGGGAAGCCGGTAGCCGCTATTTGCCACGGAATTCAGATTTTGACCGCGGCCGGAGTCGTGCGTGGGCGCGGCCTGACGGCCTACCCCGCGATTCAGCCAGAGATCGAAGCGGCCGGGGGAACCTATTTTGCAATGGAATCCGACCAGGTTTACTGTGACGATCAGCTAATCACCGCGCCCGCGTGGCCGGCTCATCCGGCGATTTTACGCGCGTTTTTAAAGGCCATTGGGGTCTCGGGTTTTTTGTGTTGA